A portion of the Candidatus Nitrosotenuis aquarius genome contains these proteins:
- the ppdK gene encoding pyruvate, phosphate dikinase, whose amino-acid sequence MKMVYFFDEGDGKNKKLLGGKGAGLCEMTQLKLPVPQGFTITTDVCKLYYQNNKTVPKELWIQVKKNIAKLEKITKKKWNSSENPLLVSVRSGAALSMPGMMDTILNLGLNDITVEALSQKTNNPRFAWDSYRRFVQLFGKVVFGVNDKKFDHILDEAKKKQGVTIDSDLNEQSLRSIVSQYKQICQDHTGKPFPSNPDEQLQLAVMAVFNSWMGERAIVYREKNHITKDIADGTAVNVVAMAFGNMGNDSATGVVFTRNPGDGTNHIFGDYLVNAQGEDVVAGVRTPKPIDEMRTEMPRSYELLLKTCKRLEKHYKEPQDIEFTVEQGKFYLLQTRSAKMNAQAMIKTSVDMVKEKLINKDRALMRLNADQLEQLLHKTIDVEKAKQFQKVVRGIAASPGAASGIAVFDVKRAVAMGENGAKVILVREETKPEDVPAFFASVGILTSRGGKTSHAAVVARGMGKPCIVGCADMKISPEAKQAIVGNITIHEGDAITIDGSQGDVYTGEVPTIEPKITEDFKTILEWAQKTKTIGIRANADTPEGAQLARKYGAEGIGLCRTERMFNAADRLGLFVKLIMAKSVQERKEHLIKLQELQKSDFIQILKAMEGYKVTIRLLDPPLHEFLPNPEELINKIHKLEKQTGSPDLEEAKIILARAKELAEINPMMGHRGVRVGITYPEIYEMQIRAVFEAAAELAKQKVNAYPQIMIPQVGSVAELNHIKSIYDKVKSEVETKHGLKLKINFGTMLEVVRGCLTSHELANTAEFFSFGTNDLTQAVFSFSREDVEGKFLPEYLEKEVLERNPFQTVDVNGVGSLVKIAIANGKSVKPGIEIGVCGEHGGDPNSIKFFHNAGVSYVSASPHRIPIAIVAAAQAKIQNSAKSPKKTKKKSRR is encoded by the coding sequence ATGAAAATGGTTTATTTCTTTGATGAGGGAGACGGCAAAAACAAAAAACTCCTAGGCGGAAAAGGCGCAGGGCTCTGCGAGATGACACAGCTCAAGCTGCCAGTGCCACAGGGATTTACCATAACAACCGATGTTTGCAAGTTATACTATCAAAACAACAAGACAGTTCCAAAGGAATTATGGATTCAGGTAAAAAAGAACATTGCCAAGCTAGAAAAAATTACAAAAAAGAAATGGAATTCTTCTGAGAACCCATTACTGGTATCAGTGCGCTCCGGTGCCGCATTATCGATGCCTGGCATGATGGATACAATTCTGAACTTGGGACTAAACGACATCACAGTTGAAGCATTATCTCAGAAGACAAACAACCCAAGATTTGCATGGGATTCTTATCGTAGATTTGTGCAACTTTTTGGCAAAGTAGTCTTTGGCGTCAATGACAAAAAATTCGACCACATCCTAGATGAAGCCAAGAAAAAACAAGGAGTCACAATAGACAGTGACCTAAACGAGCAGTCGCTTAGAAGCATAGTATCACAATACAAGCAGATTTGCCAAGATCACACAGGCAAACCATTCCCATCAAACCCAGATGAGCAATTACAACTAGCAGTAATGGCAGTCTTTAACAGTTGGATGGGAGAGCGTGCCATTGTATACAGAGAGAAAAACCACATTACAAAAGACATTGCAGACGGCACTGCCGTAAATGTGGTGGCAATGGCGTTTGGCAACATGGGCAATGACTCCGCAACTGGCGTAGTATTTACCAGAAATCCGGGAGATGGAACAAACCACATCTTTGGGGATTACCTAGTCAATGCGCAGGGCGAAGACGTCGTAGCAGGTGTTAGGACTCCAAAGCCAATAGATGAGATGAGAACAGAAATGCCAAGAAGTTATGAATTATTGCTAAAGACCTGCAAAAGACTAGAAAAACACTACAAAGAACCACAAGACATAGAATTCACAGTCGAGCAGGGTAAATTCTACCTACTCCAGACACGTTCTGCAAAAATGAATGCTCAGGCCATGATCAAAACATCAGTAGACATGGTAAAAGAAAAACTCATCAATAAAGACAGAGCGTTAATGAGACTCAATGCAGACCAGCTAGAGCAACTGCTCCACAAAACAATTGATGTTGAAAAAGCAAAGCAATTCCAAAAAGTAGTTCGAGGAATTGCAGCATCGCCTGGTGCGGCAAGTGGCATAGCAGTATTTGATGTAAAGCGAGCAGTCGCAATGGGCGAAAACGGTGCCAAAGTAATCCTAGTGCGAGAAGAAACAAAACCAGAAGATGTTCCGGCATTTTTTGCATCAGTTGGAATTTTGACTAGTCGCGGAGGCAAGACATCTCATGCCGCAGTAGTAGCTCGAGGAATGGGCAAGCCATGCATCGTAGGATGTGCAGACATGAAAATCTCTCCAGAGGCAAAGCAGGCAATTGTTGGAAACATCACAATACATGAAGGCGATGCAATAACAATCGATGGCTCACAGGGTGACGTCTATACAGGAGAGGTCCCAACAATAGAACCAAAAATAACCGAAGATTTCAAAACCATACTAGAGTGGGCACAAAAAACAAAAACAATTGGAATCAGAGCAAATGCCGACACGCCTGAAGGAGCACAATTAGCAAGAAAATATGGTGCCGAGGGAATAGGACTGTGCAGAACAGAGCGAATGTTCAATGCGGCAGACAGACTAGGATTGTTTGTCAAGCTAATCATGGCAAAATCTGTCCAAGAGCGAAAAGAACACCTAATCAAACTTCAAGAGTTACAAAAAAGCGACTTTATCCAGATTCTAAAAGCAATGGAAGGCTACAAAGTTACAATACGACTGCTAGACCCGCCACTGCACGAATTCCTGCCAAACCCAGAAGAACTAATCAATAAAATCCACAAGCTGGAAAAGCAGACCGGATCGCCAGACCTAGAAGAAGCCAAGATAATTCTGGCTCGAGCAAAAGAACTTGCAGAGATAAACCCAATGATGGGCCACCGCGGAGTACGTGTTGGTATTACATATCCAGAAATCTATGAAATGCAAATTCGAGCAGTCTTTGAAGCGGCCGCTGAGCTGGCAAAACAAAAAGTAAACGCCTATCCACAAATAATGATCCCCCAGGTTGGAAGCGTAGCGGAGCTAAACCACATCAAATCAATTTATGACAAGGTAAAATCAGAAGTAGAAACAAAACACGGACTAAAACTAAAGATAAACTTTGGAACAATGCTGGAGGTAGTCCGAGGATGCCTCACATCGCATGAATTAGCAAATACCGCCGAATTTTTCAGCTTTGGTACAAATGATCTAACCCAAGCAGTATTTAGCTTCTCAAGAGAGGACGTCGAGGGCAAATTCCTTCCAGAATATCTAGAAAAAGAGGTCCTAGAGCGCAACCCATTCCAGACAGTCGATGTAAACGGAGTTGGAAGCCTAGTCAAAATAGCAATTGCAAATGGAAAATCCGTCAAGCCGGGAATCGAAATAGGCGTATGCGGAGAGCATGGAGGAGACCCTAACTCTATCAAGTTCTTCCACAATGCCGGTGTATCCTACGTTAGTGCATCACCACATAGAATTCCAATTGCCATAGTAGCAGCAGCTCAGGCAAAAATACAAAATTCTGCAAAATCTCCTAAAAAGACCAAGAAAAAATCTAGACGCTAA
- the tpiA gene encoding triose-phosphate isomerase, which produces MFIINYKNYDEIAGVKSAKLALVADKIAKKYKIKIAIAPPHHLLGVKYSGPILAQHTDNAKVGSTTGFVIPELLKKSKIAGSLINHSEHRIPPKDIEELVDRFRNLGLVSVVCVQDTKEATRYAKLNPDYIAIEPPELIGSGKAVSTEQPELITKSVQAVKNAKNSTKLLCGAGIVSGQDVRKAIELGSSGILVASGIVKAKNWSAIVEEFAKAMLKTPSN; this is translated from the coding sequence TTGTTTATCATCAATTACAAAAATTATGACGAAATCGCTGGTGTAAAATCGGCCAAACTCGCATTGGTTGCTGATAAAATAGCAAAAAAGTACAAGATCAAAATAGCAATCGCCCCGCCACATCATCTGTTAGGAGTAAAATATTCAGGCCCAATCCTTGCCCAACATACAGACAATGCCAAAGTGGGCAGCACCACAGGATTTGTCATACCCGAGCTTTTAAAAAAATCCAAGATAGCAGGATCTCTGATAAACCACTCGGAGCACAGAATTCCGCCAAAAGACATTGAGGAATTAGTTGATCGATTTCGGAATTTAGGACTAGTCTCCGTAGTTTGTGTTCAAGATACAAAAGAGGCCACAAGATACGCCAAGCTAAATCCAGACTATATTGCAATAGAGCCACCAGAACTGATTGGATCAGGCAAGGCAGTATCAACAGAGCAACCAGAGCTGATAACCAAGTCAGTCCAGGCAGTAAAAAATGCAAAAAACTCTACCAAGCTGCTTTGCGGTGCGGGGATTGTGTCAGGTCAAGATGTAAGAAAGGCAATCGAGCTTGGCTCCTCAGGCATACTTGTGGCAAGCGGTATTGTCAAGGCAAAAAACTGGAGTGCGATCGTAGAGGAATTTGCCAAGGCAATGCTTAAAACACCTTCAAATTGA
- a CDS encoding TrmB family transcriptional regulator, whose protein sequence is MEDLSLSKSDPEMSKTHNPYVEELAGELSAILDLDELEIKIYLNLLRTGPITASALAKEISVDRAKTYRTIDKLSSNGIVSISFSSPKLCIASEPDELLSITLKKKEEEINRIRKDGKKLIDKIKDISSSDTKSTTPTFRIIQGIENITSQIERMLENNTDVFYLITTLEDVSKLYHTTIPERIKQTERNGGSVRLIVDEIPDKMRLFIKRFGASEVRIGKLPSKGRISVSKSCPLSGKLLMSDSAIKGNLHENTDAECALFTNSDEMTDNIFTLCTFIWKSAIPVEL, encoded by the coding sequence ATGGAGGATCTATCGCTGAGCAAGTCAGATCCAGAAATGTCAAAGACTCACAATCCATATGTTGAGGAGTTGGCAGGAGAATTATCAGCAATTTTGGATTTGGACGAGCTTGAAATCAAAATCTATCTTAACTTATTGCGAACAGGGCCTATCACTGCAAGTGCACTTGCCAAAGAAATCAGTGTAGATAGAGCCAAAACATATCGAACAATAGACAAGCTCTCAAGCAATGGTATAGTATCAATATCATTTTCATCACCAAAGCTTTGCATTGCATCAGAGCCAGACGAATTATTATCAATAACACTCAAGAAAAAGGAAGAAGAGATCAACCGAATTAGAAAGGACGGCAAAAAACTAATTGACAAAATCAAAGACATTAGCAGCTCAGACACAAAATCAACCACACCGACATTTAGAATCATACAGGGAATTGAGAACATTACATCGCAAATAGAACGAATGTTGGAGAACAACACCGATGTTTTCTATTTGATCACCACCCTAGAGGACGTCTCCAAGCTATATCACACAACAATTCCAGAGAGAATAAAGCAAACAGAGCGTAACGGCGGCTCAGTAAGGCTAATTGTAGATGAAATCCCAGACAAGATGAGGCTATTCATAAAGCGATTTGGCGCAAGTGAGGTTCGAATTGGAAAGTTGCCATCAAAGGGAAGAATTTCGGTCTCAAAGAGTTGTCCACTAAGCGGCAAGCTGCTAATGTCGGATTCAGCAATAAAGGGTAATCTGCACGAAAATACCGATGCAGAATGCGCATTGTTTACAAACTCGGATGAGATGACAGACAACATCTTTACCTTGTGCACATTCATCTGGAAGAGTGCCATTCCAGTAGAATTATAG
- a CDS encoding type II secretion system F family protein, translating to MSTKTLQKTPEMPKLPITKSEKFRISIISAVASTFVISSSFYLSGSIQLITRDVGIIFGILAGVIPLTLLQLKEVQRRESIDRHLPLFLLSLVSSIQSGSNLIQAIQMVPERNMGNLNPLLKNMKANISWGMPISEAFDNFAKRAGTRMAKRVIVLLEIAYKNGGNISENLETIQKHVTELRNLEKERKSALQPYTYTIYIAYAVFIAISVILSSQFFTQIDSVKQLLVTTDIPKSSNVFSALAGVEIKELDAILFNMAVIESVFGGLAAGKIGTGSYVSGIKHIIIMIIIAVIAFNVL from the coding sequence ATGAGCACAAAAACACTCCAAAAAACACCAGAGATGCCAAAGCTGCCCATTACAAAGTCGGAAAAATTCAGAATTTCAATAATTTCAGCAGTTGCAAGCACCTTTGTAATATCCAGTAGTTTTTACCTTTCAGGTTCAATTCAGCTAATAACCAGAGACGTAGGAATTATTTTCGGAATACTTGCAGGAGTCATCCCACTGACATTACTACAACTAAAGGAGGTTCAGCGAAGAGAAAGTATCGACAGGCATTTGCCATTGTTTTTGCTGTCCTTGGTAAGCTCTATTCAAAGCGGCTCAAACCTCATCCAGGCAATACAAATGGTTCCGGAAAGAAACATGGGTAACCTGAATCCCTTGCTCAAAAACATGAAGGCAAACATCAGCTGGGGCATGCCAATTAGCGAGGCCTTTGATAATTTTGCAAAAAGGGCAGGAACTCGCATGGCAAAACGTGTTATTGTATTACTAGAAATAGCATACAAAAATGGCGGAAACATCTCTGAAAACCTAGAAACAATCCAAAAACACGTAACTGAGCTTAGAAATCTAGAAAAAGAAAGAAAATCAGCGCTTCAACCATACACATACACAATATACATTGCATATGCGGTCTTTATTGCAATATCTGTGATCTTGTCATCACAATTTTTCACGCAAATAGACTCGGTAAAGCAATTACTAGTCACAACAGACATACCAAAATCAAGCAATGTCTTCTCAGCTCTGGCAGGGGTGGAAATCAAAGAGCTAGACGCCATATTGTTTAACATGGCGGTAATAGAGTCGGTCTTTGGAGGCCTGGCCGCAGGCAAAATCGGTACCGGCTCGTATGTTTCAGGCATAAAACACATCATAATTATGATAATAATTGCAGTAATTGCGTTTAACGTACTGTAA
- a CDS encoding type II secretion system F family protein, translated as MGLLKSDTEPQHQPSSFQVFSYKILNHHIGFLYPRLPRLRVSIKQAMMPVPFEVFVASMVMTGFIAMIVGLITSIAISLIFNFEPMIAALLTGVGSVGLGLMTFMGMQALPLLNAKTRSDKLREEIPHYIGYMATLCASGLSLEGVFKSISQEKSNEEIVKDARFVTRNIDILGMDVVTAINDLIRRTPKGPYSELLEGAIITFKAGGNLREYFLATAKVHLEEKKISVKRSTESLGIMSEMYTILLIVFPLMAVIMLSIMAIMSPDLGGFDLITLMNMLTYVMVPLFGVVLLLMMHSMVPKR; from the coding sequence ATGGGTCTGCTAAAGTCAGATACAGAGCCCCAGCATCAGCCATCTTCATTCCAGGTGTTCAGCTACAAGATACTAAATCACCACATTGGATTTTTGTATCCAAGGCTACCCAGGCTCCGAGTTAGCATCAAGCAGGCAATGATGCCCGTTCCGTTCGAGGTGTTTGTCGCAAGCATGGTGATGACCGGATTTATCGCAATGATTGTCGGACTGATCACATCTATTGCAATATCGCTGATCTTTAATTTCGAGCCAATGATTGCGGCACTTCTTACAGGAGTAGGCTCTGTCGGATTGGGACTGATGACGTTTATGGGAATGCAAGCATTACCATTGCTGAATGCCAAGACTAGATCAGACAAGCTTCGAGAAGAGATCCCACACTATATTGGATATATGGCCACATTGTGCGCAAGTGGTTTGTCGCTAGAAGGAGTATTCAAGTCAATTTCACAGGAAAAATCCAATGAAGAAATCGTCAAGGATGCGAGATTTGTTACAAGAAATATCGATATTTTAGGAATGGATGTAGTAACTGCAATTAATGACTTGATCAGGCGCACACCCAAGGGACCATACTCCGAATTGCTCGAAGGCGCAATCATCACATTCAAGGCCGGTGGAAACCTAAGAGAGTATTTTTTGGCCACAGCAAAAGTACACCTAGAAGAAAAAAAGATTAGCGTAAAGCGCTCAACGGAATCTCTTGGCATAATGTCGGAAATGTATACAATTTTGCTAATTGTCTTTCCTCTGATGGCAGTCATCATGCTATCCATTATGGCAATTATGAGTCCAGATTTGGGAGGCTTTGATCTCATCACACTAATGAACATGTTAACTTATGTGATGGTGCCGTTGTTCGGCGTGGTTTTACTGCTAATGATGCATTCGATGGTTCCAAAGAGGTAG
- a CDS encoding type II/IV secretion system ATPase subunit has translation MDLAKAQRGTPFIRIKKTSPFDFSKFTIKKEKPVARQDASLSTNVNLDSSEIQDLVPKFKTLNKIEFDDAEIYAGLIKDPTSKNGLRYVIIEPQLSKTDEINFKVIKKLLISELDISLNSIKTKKDAARELKSKILELIKKYNMEIPTRSLSKITYYAIRDFVYLGKIEPLMRDHLIEEISCDGVNVPLYIWHREFESVPTNIVYENDDELNNFVQKMSYIGGKHASLANPIVDASLPDGSRINLTLGSEITKRGSTFTIRRFRADPITIVDLIRFKTISIHEAAYLWYVVENNSTMLVAGGTASGKTTLLNSLSSFIRPGQKIVSIEDTHELNLLHENWIPAVSRQNFTDGQIGEITQFDLLRAALRQRPDILIVGETRGREAYTLFQAMATGHGGFSSIHADSIEATLTRLVSSPMDVPKALIANTLDLITLQLKLRINDKSIRRIIKISEIQGLDDKTGEIKTHDIFRWNPNDDVHEYFGNSLVLEKIKEKTGVTDDQIAYEFKKRKTALEWLSQNNIRSHKAVMENILEFYSNSDRFYEKKRMVIEN, from the coding sequence ATGGACCTAGCTAAGGCTCAAAGAGGCACGCCTTTTATCAGGATAAAAAAGACTTCGCCGTTTGATTTTTCTAAATTCACAATAAAAAAAGAAAAGCCAGTAGCAAGACAGGACGCCTCACTTAGCACAAATGTGAATCTTGACTCATCAGAGATACAGGATCTGGTTCCAAAATTCAAGACACTAAACAAAATAGAGTTTGACGATGCGGAAATTTATGCAGGCCTAATCAAAGACCCAACATCAAAAAACGGTTTGCGCTATGTCATAATAGAGCCACAATTAAGCAAAACAGATGAAATCAACTTTAAGGTCATAAAAAAACTGCTAATTTCCGAGTTGGACATTTCATTAAATTCTATCAAAACAAAAAAAGACGCTGCGCGTGAGCTAAAATCCAAAATTTTGGAGCTAATTAAAAAATACAACATGGAGATACCAACACGTAGCCTATCAAAGATAACATATTATGCAATTAGAGATTTTGTTTATCTTGGAAAAATCGAGCCGCTCATGCGTGATCATCTAATTGAAGAGATTAGCTGTGACGGAGTAAACGTCCCACTATACATTTGGCACAGAGAATTCGAGTCAGTCCCTACAAACATCGTGTACGAAAATGATGATGAGTTGAATAATTTTGTCCAAAAAATGTCATATATTGGAGGCAAACATGCGTCTTTGGCAAACCCCATAGTTGACGCATCGCTTCCCGACGGCTCTAGAATCAACCTGACTCTTGGAAGCGAGATTACCAAACGAGGAAGTACGTTTACCATTAGACGCTTTCGCGCAGACCCAATTACCATAGTAGATTTGATTAGATTCAAGACCATTTCAATTCATGAAGCGGCCTATCTGTGGTATGTGGTAGAAAACAATTCCACGATGCTAGTTGCTGGAGGCACCGCAAGTGGCAAGACTACACTTTTGAACTCGTTATCCTCGTTTATTCGTCCAGGGCAAAAAATAGTCAGCATTGAAGACACGCATGAGCTTAACTTGCTACACGAAAACTGGATTCCGGCAGTATCTAGGCAAAACTTTACCGATGGGCAGATAGGTGAAATCACGCAATTTGACTTGCTTAGAGCAGCTCTAAGACAGAGGCCTGACATCCTCATAGTCGGTGAAACAAGGGGCAGAGAGGCATACACACTTTTTCAGGCAATGGCAACTGGCCATGGAGGATTCTCATCCATTCACGCAGATTCGATAGAGGCAACACTGACCAGATTAGTATCATCACCAATGGATGTACCAAAAGCATTGATTGCAAACACGCTAGATCTGATCACCTTACAACTAAAACTACGAATCAACGACAAATCAATTAGAAGGATTATCAAAATATCCGAGATACAAGGGCTGGACGACAAGACTGGTGAGATAAAGACGCATGATATTTTCAGATGGAATCCAAATGATGACGTACACGAATATTTTGGAAACAGTCTTGTTTTGGAAAAAATCAAGGAAAAGACTGGCGTCACAGATGATCAAATTGCTTATGAGTTCAAAAAACGAAAAACAGCATTAGAATGGCTTTCACAGAATAATATTCGAAGTCACAAGGCAGTAATGGAGAACATTTTAGAATTTTATTCAAATTCAGATAGATTTTACGAGAAAAAAAGAATGGTGATAGAAAATTGA